DNA sequence from the Caminibacter pacificus genome:
GTATGCTTTTTGATAACGAAATATTTGAAGACGTAAGAGTGGGGCAAAAGAAAAAAGCGTTTGTCAAAAACGTAAGAGTTGACGGAAAGCTCGATCTTTCACTTCAAAAAATCGGCTCAAGAGATGACGTTTTAGATAAAGTTTATGAGAAACTTAAAGAAATTAAATCAATAAACCTTACCACCAAATCAAACCCTGAAGATATTAAAAAAGTTTTTGGGATAAGCAAAAAAGCATTCAAATACGCAATCAATACTCTTTTAAAAGAAGAAAAAATAGTTCAGGAAAATGGTATAATTAAAATAAATTCTTAAAAGGTTTTTAATGACAAAAGAAGAAATCTTAAAGCTTCTTTTAGAAAATAAAGCTTATCTTAAAAAAAAATTTGGTGTTAAAAAAATTGCATTGTTTGGTTCTTTTTCAAGAAATGAGGCAAATGAAAAAAGTGATATAGACTTGATAGTAGATATGCCAAGTTCTTTTAAG
Encoded proteins:
- a CDS encoding nucleotidyltransferase family protein — its product is MTKEEILKLLLENKAYLKKKFGVKKIALFGSFSRNEANEKSDIDLIVDMPSSFKNYFELKYFLENLLKRRVDLGLQNSVREYIKEKIQKDLIYV